A genome region from Sphingobacteriaceae bacterium GW460-11-11-14-LB5 includes the following:
- a CDS encoding heparinase produces MNIRKKISLCFLLTAGLFANAQDAPLTKQSFDNINLAYPGLEKVNKQFLLGQYDNAGKELLSYYRNKANKSEIIKNKTLNSGDKESADNALVHKFKPQKGYGFFDYGKDINWQFWPVKDNEVRWQLHRVKWWQSLGKAFNSTGDEKYAKEFIFEFGDWAKKNPLGLSKDNDSFAWRPLEVSERVNIFPAIFDLTVNAQSFTPAFLLEFLNSFSFQADYVPKNYSELGNHLLFEAQRVVGAGSQFPELKNAPAWRKSGITVLNKEIEKQVFNDGMQWEMSPSYHIASIGIFLNAYRAAQVSGQEKEFPSSYIAKIEKMVLATANFSFPDYTAPMFGDSWPGDKNGMMKNYADWGKNFPDNQSIAYFATDGKKGTAPDYLSKGLPNAGFYTFRNGWKSDATVMTLKAGPPGEFHAQPDNGTFELWVKGRNFTPDAGCYLYSGDAEIMKKRDWFRQTRVHSTLTLDNKNMVITKATQNKWEASKPMDVLTYTNPSYTGLNHQRSVLFINQKYFLIIDQAIGKATGTLGTHFQLKEDSKPVFDKAKNSVYTTYADGNNLLIQNLNSDQVSLSEEEGKVSYVYMKEISRPAFVFEKAKSDAKTQNFVSILYPFDGDKAPVITVKENEGNDFEKGNLNLTLSIDGKKSEVKVALMK; encoded by the coding sequence ATGAATATCAGAAAAAAAATATCGCTTTGCTTCTTACTGACCGCTGGCCTATTTGCAAACGCACAAGATGCACCGCTTACCAAACAAAGTTTTGACAACATCAACCTCGCCTACCCCGGCTTAGAAAAAGTAAACAAACAATTTTTGTTGGGCCAATACGATAATGCAGGTAAAGAATTATTGAGCTATTACCGCAACAAGGCAAACAAGAGCGAAATCATTAAAAACAAAACACTAAACAGTGGCGATAAGGAAAGCGCAGACAATGCTTTAGTGCACAAATTTAAGCCACAGAAAGGTTATGGATTTTTCGATTATGGTAAAGATATTAACTGGCAGTTTTGGCCGGTAAAAGATAACGAGGTCCGCTGGCAGTTACACCGCGTAAAGTGGTGGCAATCGCTAGGTAAAGCCTTTAATAGCACTGGAGATGAAAAATACGCCAAAGAATTTATCTTCGAGTTTGGCGATTGGGCTAAAAAAAATCCGCTGGGTTTATCAAAAGACAATGACAGTTTTGCCTGGCGCCCTTTAGAGGTATCAGAAAGGGTAAACATATTTCCGGCTATTTTTGATCTGACGGTAAATGCACAAAGTTTTACACCCGCATTTTTATTGGAATTTCTAAACAGTTTCAGTTTCCAGGCAGATTATGTTCCTAAAAATTACAGCGAGCTGGGAAACCATTTATTATTCGAAGCCCAGCGTGTTGTGGGTGCAGGTTCGCAATTCCCTGAGCTAAAAAATGCACCGGCCTGGAGAAAAAGTGGCATTACCGTGCTAAATAAGGAAATTGAAAAACAAGTATTTAATGATGGTATGCAGTGGGAAATGTCGCCATCGTACCATATCGCTTCAATTGGTATTTTTTTAAATGCATATCGCGCTGCACAGGTAAGCGGACAAGAAAAGGAATTTCCGTCGAGTTATATTGCTAAAATAGAGAAAATGGTATTGGCTACGGCTAACTTTTCCTTCCCGGATTATACTGCCCCCATGTTTGGCGATAGCTGGCCGGGAGATAAAAATGGGATGATGAAAAACTATGCTGACTGGGGCAAAAACTTTCCTGATAACCAAAGTATTGCTTACTTCGCAACTGATGGCAAAAAAGGTACCGCGCCTGATTATTTGTCGAAAGGTTTGCCAAATGCAGGCTTTTATACATTTAGAAACGGATGGAAAAGCGATGCAACGGTAATGACTTTAAAAGCAGGTCCTCCGGGAGAATTTCATGCCCAGCCTGATAACGGAACCTTCGAACTTTGGGTAAAAGGCCGCAATTTTACGCCCGATGCCGGTTGTTACCTCTACAGCGGTGATGCCGAGATCATGAAAAAAAGAGACTGGTTCCGCCAAACCCGTGTACACAGCACACTTACACTGGACAATAAAAACATGGTGATTACCAAAGCCACCCAGAACAAATGGGAAGCCAGTAAACCAATGGATGTATTAACCTACACCAATCCAAGTTATACCGGTTTAAACCACCAGCGCAGTGTGCTATTCATCAACCAAAAATATTTCCTGATTATCGATCAGGCCATTGGCAAAGCAACAGGTACTTTAGGCACACATTTTCAATTAAAAGAAGATAGTAAACCTGTGTTTGATAAAGCAAAAAACAGCGTATACACCACTTATGCTGATGGCAATAACCTTTTAATTCAAAATTTAAATTCAGATCAGGTTTCGCTCAGCGAAGAAGAAGGAAAAGTTTCTTATGTATACATGAAAGAAATCAGCAGGCCTGCCTTTGTTTTCGAAAAAGCGAAAAGTGATGCCAAAACCCAAAACTTTGTGAGTATCCTTTATCCATTTGATGGCGATAAAGCGCCTGTAATTACGGTAAAAGAAAATGAGGGGAACGATTTTGAAAAAGGAAACCTAAACCTTACCCTAAGCATTGATGGTAAAAAAAGCGAAGTAAAAGTAGCGCTGATGAAGTAA
- a CDS encoding nucleotide pyrophosphatase produces the protein MRKVFLTVMVLSLLSLSAMAQRKATHVLIIGLDGFSAEGFKTAKHPNLDKLFADGVLSLTTRPVMPSVTLPNWTSHMTGSGPEEHGITANDWTLQKHTLQSIETDQDGYYPSIFKVLKDAVPNVKTSYYYNWKELINPINQKYLDEVSFEEKDQYKDNYQKAYDFMVKNKQNPTLTFLYSVHTDHAGHGFGWMTPEYITAIEQADVAIGALLEKLKADGIYKDTHFLLITDHGGINKGHGGISMAEMQVPWGITGPQIKKGGLITSFNSNKNTGVVLAKIFGVTKLPESWTGTIPKNVFK, from the coding sequence ATGAGAAAAGTTTTTTTAACAGTGATGGTGTTGTCCTTACTATCACTTTCAGCTATGGCACAGCGTAAAGCTACACACGTTTTAATTATTGGCCTTGACGGTTTCAGTGCTGAAGGATTTAAAACAGCCAAACACCCCAACCTGGATAAACTGTTTGCTGATGGTGTACTTTCTTTAACCACCCGACCAGTAATGCCATCGGTTACACTACCAAACTGGACCAGCCACATGACCGGCTCAGGTCCTGAAGAGCACGGAATTACCGCAAACGACTGGACCTTGCAAAAACACACCTTACAGTCAATAGAAACTGATCAGGATGGTTACTACCCATCGATATTTAAAGTACTGAAAGATGCTGTACCCAATGTTAAAACCAGTTATTACTACAACTGGAAAGAATTAATTAATCCAATCAATCAAAAATACCTGGATGAGGTATCTTTTGAAGAAAAAGATCAATATAAAGACAACTACCAGAAAGCTTACGATTTCATGGTAAAAAACAAACAAAACCCTACACTTACCTTTTTATATAGCGTACACACCGATCACGCGGGCCATGGTTTTGGCTGGATGACACCTGAATATATTACGGCTATAGAGCAGGCAGATGTGGCAATAGGGGCTTTACTTGAGAAATTAAAAGCTGACGGAATTTACAAAGACACACACTTTTTATTGATTACCGATCACGGCGGTATAAATAAAGGTCATGGTGGCATCTCCATGGCCGAAATGCAGGTGCCTTGGGGCATCACTGGGCCACAGATTAAAAAAGGTGGTTTAATTACTTCTTTTAACAGCAATAAAAATACCGGGGTAGTACTTGCTAAAATTTTTGGCGTAACCAAACTGCCTGAATCCTGGACAGGAACAATACCCAAAAATGTATTTAAATAA
- a CDS encoding GntR family transcriptional regulator — protein sequence MITIFEKIQELEEIPSYSKHEQFVQGFINAIDERIISKGEALPSINVLIKELGFARETVMKGYRELISRGIVESKKRLGYFVANDDTEQTLKVALLMYLIDSFQEQFYRNFRNELGPNVHIDVFFHHGNITMFETMLDMIKGKYGVYVISPIPHPKTKHLLDSLPSNKLIMFDRYEALKGEFNYVTQEFEHSTYQVLAELADTIKKFDEMIFFHVPGSLDPVEIIRAFKKFTKDFAVNTRIINEYEPGSVEKGKVYFTLNNSEIWKILKDCEAKQLQVGKDIGILSHNDEVVKELIGGGITTYSADFSLMGKKVAQAVLKKEKIQEVIPTVLIRRNSL from the coding sequence ATGATCACTATTTTTGAAAAAATACAGGAGCTCGAAGAAATCCCCTCTTATTCAAAACATGAACAGTTTGTTCAGGGTTTTATTAATGCCATTGATGAAAGGATTATTTCTAAAGGAGAAGCGCTGCCTTCTATCAATGTGCTGATTAAAGAACTTGGTTTTGCCCGCGAGACAGTCATGAAAGGTTATCGCGAATTGATTAGCCGGGGTATAGTGGAATCGAAAAAGCGTTTAGGTTATTTTGTAGCTAACGACGATACCGAACAAACCTTAAAGGTAGCCCTGCTCATGTACCTGATCGACTCTTTCCAGGAGCAGTTTTACCGTAATTTCAGAAACGAACTGGGGCCAAATGTGCACATCGATGTTTTTTTTCACCATGGAAATATTACCATGTTCGAAACGATGCTGGATATGATCAAAGGAAAATATGGTGTTTATGTAATTTCGCCAATTCCACATCCTAAAACCAAACATTTGTTAGATAGCCTGCCGAGCAATAAACTCATTATGTTCGACCGTTACGAAGCTTTAAAAGGTGAATTTAATTATGTTACGCAGGAATTTGAGCATTCTACTTACCAGGTTTTAGCCGAACTTGCTGATACCATCAAAAAGTTCGACGAAATGATTTTCTTCCATGTGCCCGGTTCATTGGATCCTGTCGAAATTATCAGGGCCTTTAAAAAGTTCACCAAAGATTTTGCCGTAAATACACGGATAATAAATGAATATGAGCCTGGAAGTGTAGAAAAAGGCAAGGTTTATTTTACACTGAACAACTCAGAAATCTGGAAAATCCTGAAAGATTGCGAAGCAAAACAGCTTCAGGTGGGCAAAGATATCGGTATTCTTTCGCACAATGATGAGGTTGTAAAAGAGCTTATCGGTGGGGGCATTACCACTTATTCGGCCGATTTTTCGTTAATGGGCAAAAAAGTTGCACAGGCAGTGCTCAAAAAAGAAAAAATCCAGGAAGTCATTCCAACGGTACTCATCAGAAGAAATTCTTTATAA
- a CDS encoding solute:sodium symporter family transporter produces MNTTAFVTFIVVTFLVALISWIKTRKHKITTSAGLFLANRTLSFTAVGSALFFTNISAAEFVGSSESVYINNMTVMAWGVSSVFAMLLVSEFVIPVYLKGAMSTTPDFLESRYDPQTKKLVSLLFLIGYLINLLPIVLYSGAIALNGLFHFSDIWNISYGSSIWILVWCIGLVGSLYSILGGLKAIVISDLVLGACMFTGALLLAYFGVQHVGNGDLQQGIHTILTSKTEHFNSIGKAGDAIPFSTIFTGMILMNLFYWGTEQVIVQQALASSDLKTSQKGIALACAGKLLGPLLFMLPGIIAVHMYSNMQNTTEVFSRVVSDVSPPVLSGFIAAVIFGAAITSFSPGLNSASTLFILNIYKPAKEKKGIVVTEANMLKSSKRFEMFASLLAMFIAPLFIFSNDSFYTFMQKINAAFSIPIFTIMFVGFATKKVPPIAAKIGLGFCFVAYILTQMVFDTGIHFLHVLAILFVVTTAIMLIIGRLYPLKTPYVAQNKQVVDLKPWKNRYWVNGLLLLIMVLMFLLFSPAYLAD; encoded by the coding sequence ATGAACACTACAGCCTTTGTTACTTTTATTGTGGTCACCTTTCTGGTTGCCTTAATTTCCTGGATCAAAACCCGAAAGCATAAAATCACCACTTCTGCAGGGCTTTTTCTGGCCAACCGTACCTTAAGTTTTACGGCCGTAGGGAGTGCTTTATTTTTCACCAACATCAGCGCGGCCGAATTTGTAGGCAGCAGCGAATCGGTATACATCAACAACATGACGGTAATGGCCTGGGGGGTAAGTTCTGTATTTGCCATGTTACTGGTTTCAGAATTTGTAATTCCGGTTTATTTAAAAGGCGCCATGTCTACAACCCCCGATTTTCTGGAAAGCCGCTACGATCCGCAAACGAAGAAACTCGTATCCTTACTTTTTCTGATCGGATATCTCATTAACCTGTTGCCTATTGTACTCTACAGCGGTGCCATAGCACTAAATGGCCTGTTTCATTTTTCCGATATCTGGAACATCAGTTATGGCAGCAGCATCTGGATTTTGGTTTGGTGCATCGGACTTGTGGGCAGTTTATATTCTATACTGGGTGGTTTAAAGGCCATCGTTATTTCTGATCTGGTATTAGGTGCCTGTATGTTTACCGGTGCTTTATTGCTGGCCTATTTTGGGGTGCAACATGTTGGAAACGGAGACCTGCAACAGGGCATACACACCATTCTCACCTCAAAAACCGAACATTTTAATTCCATAGGAAAAGCGGGCGATGCCATTCCTTTCTCGACCATTTTTACCGGTATGATTTTGATGAACCTCTTTTACTGGGGTACCGAACAGGTAATTGTGCAGCAGGCCCTGGCTTCTTCAGATCTTAAAACCAGCCAGAAAGGAATTGCACTGGCCTGTGCGGGTAAACTCCTTGGCCCTCTATTATTTATGCTGCCAGGAATTATTGCTGTTCATATGTACAGCAATATGCAGAATACCACTGAAGTTTTTTCGAGGGTGGTAAGCGATGTATCGCCTCCTGTGCTCAGTGGTTTTATTGCTGCCGTTATTTTTGGCGCAGCTATTACCTCATTTTCTCCCGGATTGAACAGCGCAAGCACATTGTTTATCCTTAATATTTATAAACCTGCCAAAGAAAAGAAAGGCATAGTGGTTACTGAAGCGAATATGTTAAAAAGTTCGAAAAGATTTGAAATGTTTGCCTCCTTACTGGCCATGTTCATTGCACCATTATTCATCTTTTCTAATGACAGCTTTTATACCTTTATGCAGAAGATAAACGCAGCGTTTAGTATCCCCATCTTTACCATTATGTTTGTAGGATTTGCAACCAAAAAAGTTCCGCCAATTGCTGCAAAAATAGGTTTGGGATTTTGCTTCGTCGCCTATATTCTTACACAAATGGTTTTTGATACCGGTATTCACTTCCTCCATGTACTGGCCATTCTATTTGTGGTTACCACAGCCATTATGCTCATCATAGGAAGACTATACCCCTTGAAGACTCCCTATGTAGCCCAGAACAAACAGGTTGTTGATTTAAAGCCATGGAAAAACCGTTATTGGGTAAACGGACTCTTACTGCTTATTATGGTTTTAATGTTTTTATTGTTCTCGCCTGCATATCTCGCTGATTGA
- a CDS encoding AraC family transcriptional regulator, with amino-acid sequence MLNVCLYIFDEAVPSSVTGVVDLLSGANRYMERAGKKPVFALSLVAEKGHEIPFHFNNVNIRQLNDEDVQQADLIIIPSFSVGNDGVLGRNQAAVKWIKEMYASKTEVASLCVGSYFLAEAGLLDGKEVTSHWAVAADMQKRYPKISMKSDLVTTDQDGVYTSGGAFSSLKLILYLIEKFCGREAALWISKMFAIEMDRTSQAHFKVFTGQHQHDDKDILKAQQYIEENYPNDIAMEEVSSLVNMGKRNFIRRFKAATNNTPFEYLQRVRIESAKKAIEMNHKDLPFIMEDTGYNDLKAFRKIFKRITGLSPIEYKRKYART; translated from the coding sequence ATGTTAAATGTTTGCCTTTATATTTTCGATGAAGCTGTACCTTCCTCGGTTACAGGTGTGGTGGATTTATTGAGTGGTGCCAACCGTTATATGGAACGTGCGGGTAAAAAGCCTGTATTTGCACTAAGTTTGGTTGCAGAGAAAGGCCACGAAATCCCTTTTCATTTTAACAACGTCAATATCCGGCAGTTGAATGATGAAGATGTACAACAAGCTGACCTGATTATTATCCCCTCCTTCAGTGTAGGTAATGATGGTGTATTAGGCAGAAATCAGGCTGCTGTGAAATGGATTAAAGAAATGTACGCCAGCAAAACCGAAGTGGCCAGTTTATGCGTAGGCAGTTACTTTTTGGCTGAAGCGGGTTTGCTTGACGGCAAAGAAGTAACCTCGCACTGGGCGGTAGCAGCCGATATGCAGAAACGTTACCCCAAAATCAGCATGAAAAGCGATTTGGTAACTACCGACCAGGATGGGGTTTATACCAGCGGCGGGGCATTCTCTTCACTTAAACTGATCCTCTACCTGATCGAGAAATTTTGTGGCCGCGAAGCTGCTTTATGGATTAGCAAGATGTTTGCCATTGAAATGGACAGAACCAGCCAGGCACACTTTAAGGTATTTACAGGGCAGCATCAGCATGATGATAAAGATATTTTAAAAGCCCAGCAGTACATTGAAGAAAATTACCCGAACGATATCGCCATGGAGGAGGTATCCAGCCTGGTGAATATGGGAAAACGTAATTTTATCCGCCGGTTTAAAGCTGCCACCAATAATACGCCTTTCGAATACCTGCAAAGGGTAAGGATAGAATCAGCCAAAAAAGCCATCGAAATGAACCATAAAGATCTGCCATTTATTATGGAAGATACCGGCTACAACGATTTAAAAGCATTCAGGAAAATCTTTAAACGCATTACAGGTTTATCGCCGATAGAATATAAACGAAAATATGCAAGGACTTAA
- a CDS encoding dihydrofolate reductase gives MGKLNVFNFISLDGYYKDASNGIDWHQHGQEEGEFSAKNLEHDSMLLFGRITYEMMASWWPSQNAIDAMPEVARGMNQAEKVVCSNTLQHADWQNTRIISGDILTQIVALKKTSPKDITILGSGNLSAQLAEAGLIDTYQIMIDPVAIGQGTPIFSGMQQQLNLKLTDTRSFKSGTVLLSYEAL, from the coding sequence ATGGGCAAATTAAATGTATTCAATTTTATCAGTCTGGATGGCTATTATAAAGATGCCAGCAATGGGATCGACTGGCACCAGCATGGGCAGGAAGAGGGCGAATTCAGCGCAAAAAACCTGGAACACGATAGCATGCTGCTCTTTGGCAGGATAACCTACGAAATGATGGCATCGTGGTGGCCATCACAAAATGCCATTGATGCGATGCCTGAGGTAGCCAGGGGCATGAACCAGGCCGAAAAGGTTGTGTGTAGCAATACCCTGCAACACGCCGACTGGCAAAATACGCGGATCATAAGTGGAGATATATTAACTCAAATAGTAGCCTTGAAGAAAACATCGCCAAAAGACATTACCATTTTAGGCAGTGGTAACCTGAGCGCACAACTGGCGGAAGCAGGATTGATTGATACCTATCAAATCATGATTGATCCTGTAGCCATTGGTCAGGGTACGCCTATTTTCAGTGGGATGCAACAGCAATTGAATTTAAAACTAACTGATACCCGCAGCTTTAAAAGCGGCACCGTATTATTAAGTTATGAAGCGCTATAA
- a CDS encoding polyketide cyclase yields MSNNSVSLHRVLKASPEKIYRAFTEPLAIASWLPPYGFLCTVHEMTVTLGGSFKMSFQNFSTSNSHSFGGKYLEVTPNEFLKYTDQFDDPNLPGEMITSVSFKKTLVGTEIKITQEGIPAVIPVEMCYLGWQESLEKLAKLVEPEIPDA; encoded by the coding sequence ATGTCGAACAACAGCGTTTCATTGCACAGGGTTTTAAAAGCGTCGCCAGAAAAAATATACCGTGCATTCACCGAACCTCTGGCCATTGCTTCATGGTTACCTCCTTATGGTTTTCTTTGTACTGTTCACGAAATGACAGTCACACTAGGCGGTTCTTTTAAAATGTCGTTTCAAAATTTTTCCACCTCAAATAGTCATTCCTTCGGGGGGAAATATCTTGAAGTTACACCAAACGAATTTCTTAAGTATACCGATCAGTTTGATGATCCAAATCTGCCTGGTGAGATGATCACTTCCGTTTCGTTCAAAAAGACTCTAGTGGGTACTGAAATTAAAATTACACAAGAAGGGATTCCCGCTGTTATACCTGTAGAGATGTGTTACCTCGGTTGGCAGGAATCGCTCGAAAAGTTAGCCAAACTGGTGGAACCTGAAATACCGGATGCTTAA